One Prinia subflava isolate CZ2003 ecotype Zambia chromosome 8, Cam_Psub_1.2, whole genome shotgun sequence DNA window includes the following coding sequences:
- the ODAD4 gene encoding outer dynein arm-docking complex subunit 4 translates to MADPEELPIVTFGNLMSEGITLSRRGQHDRALGCFNDALKLRAGDKHCLITRSKCFLKLGDTENSLKDAEASLQIDNTFPEGLYQKAEALYTMGDFEFALVFYHRGRRLRPDMHKFQLGINKAEEAIVNCIGNPSSVKLESKEELCFVSRQAELQSKQDNQKQQNKPTKDQKQMKKKSPETEQQLLGALYADKAFLEKLLKDEDLMQSTTRQGIKVMDLVLSGISYLNQRRDFWQQQKPMYARVYERKLLRQERRRDKREKPSDISRSIAKNMEDIELLLARGSAEESCRKAERLLKRIQARPENEVPNKNELIGNLHNCIGNAQLAMGHMEAALRSHKMDLDCARQNALPDAVSRALDNIGHVYARIGKFQQAINTWEEKIPMAQSSLEKAWLFHEIGRCYLELGKADVAQDYGQRSLQAADEEGDVEWQLHATVLVAQAQVKLKDYPSAILSFERALEKAKLVPSEAAQNAIIEALDNVSKSFIVELNKSGKGRTLPSHKDRLFSGKNVKSTTGNAKKKEGNEAKKP, encoded by the exons ATGGCGGACCCGGAGGAGTTGCCCATCGTCACCTTCGGGAATCTCATGTCCGAGGGGATCACCCTGAGCCGGCGTGGCCAGCACGacagggctctgggctgcttCAATGAC GCACTGAAGCTGAGAGCAGGGGACAAGCACTGCCTTATCACCCGCtccaaatgttttctgaaacttGGAGACACAGAAAACTCCTTGAAAGATGCTGAAGCCTCGCTCCAAATTGACAACACATTCCCCGAG GGGCTGTACCAAAAAGCAGAGGCACTGTACACCATGGGTGACTTTGAGTTTGCGCTGGTGTTTTACCACCGAGGCCGGAGGCTCCGCCCTGATATGCACAAATTCCAGCTGGGCATCAACAAGGCTGAGGAGGCAATTGTCAACTGCATTGGGA ATCCATCCTCGGTGAAGCTGGAGAGCAaggaggagctgtgctttgtgagcaggcaggcagag cTGCAGAGCAAACAAGACAACCAGAAACAGCAGAACAAACCAACTAAGGATCAAAAACAGATGAAGAAGAAGAGTCCAGAAACAGAGCAACAGCTTCTGGGAGCACTTTATGCTGACAAGGCATTCCTGGAGAAGTTGCTCAAGGATGAAG ACTTGATGCAGAGCACCACAAGGCAGGGGATCAAAGTCATGGACCTGGTTTTGAGTGGCATCTCCTACCTGAACCAGCGGCGGGacttctggcagcagcagaagccgATGTACGCGCGGGTGTACGAGCGCAAGCTCCTGCGGCAGGAGCGCAGGCGGGACAAGAGAGAGAAACCGTCTGACATCAGCAGATCCATCGCAAAGAACATGGAGGATATCGAGCTGT tgctggcCAGAGGTTCTGctgaggagagctgcaggaaagctgaGCGTTTGCTGAAACGGATACAAGCACGGCCAGAGAACGAGGTTCCCAACAAGAATGAACTGATTGGGAATCTCCACAACTGCATTGGGAATGCACAGCTGGCCATGGGACACATGGAGGCAGCTTTGCGCAGCCATAAGATGGATCTGGATTGTGCTAGGCAGAA CGCTCTGCCGGACGCCGTGTCCCGAGCCCTGGACAACATCGGCCACGTGTATGCCCGAATCGGCAAATTCCAGCAGGCCATCAACAC ctgggaggagaagaTTCCGATGGCCcagtccagcctggagaaggcctGGCTGTTCCATGAAATTGGGAGGTGCTACCTCGAGCTGGGTAAAGCTGACGTAGCTCAAGATTATGGCCAGaggtccctgcaggcagcagatgaAGAGGGAGATGTGGAGTGGCAGCTCCATGCCActgtgctggtggcacaggCACAAG TGAAGTTGAAAGATTACCCATCTGCAATCTTGAGTTTTGAAAGGGCTCTGGAGAAGGCGAAGCTTGTGCCCAGTGAAGCTGCTCAAAATGCCATCATTGAG GCCTTGGATAATGTGAGCAAAAGCTTCATTGTGGAGCTGAACAAAAGCGGCAAAGGCAGGACGCTTCCCTCACATAAAG atCGCCTCTTCAGCGGTAAAAACGTAAAAAGCACCACTGGGAATGcgaaaaagaaggaagggaatGAAGCTAAAAAACCGTAA
- the CNP gene encoding 2',3'-cyclic-nucleotide 3'-phosphodiesterase: protein MNRGFSKKSHTFLPKIFRKMSTQSAKERPESLHFPFLDDEDTISTLKESKTFFILRGLPGSGKSTLAQAIHDRYKDACKVISVDHYKITPSVRSSIPEEYSKVDEDLVDYCKREISVIVLDDTHHERERLDQLFDIADKYRYKVIFAEPKTPWRLDCPQLKDKNQWKLSVEELKKMKPSLEKEFLPMYFGWFLSKRSSEILRKTGQAFLDELGSLKAFKKESKYFPSVEDPKIKIDLTSYFVKRPPGVLHCTTKYTEFGKAAGAEEYAQQEAVKASYGKGFTLSISALFITTKTVGARIELSEQQLLLWPGDADKILATDNLPRGSRAHITLGCANGVEAVQTGLDLLEFVKLEKVGNKGEQVGEIGGGKLLYYGNGMWMLVLSKKIDVRAIFSGYYGKGKLVPTQSTNKRGSAFTSCTII, encoded by the exons ATG AACAGAGGCTTTTCCAAGAAGAGTCACACTTTCCTGcctaaaatatttagaaaaatgtctACTCAATCAGCGAAAGAGAGACCGGAGAGTTTGCATTTCCCGTTCCTGGATGACGAAGACACCATCTCCACACTCAAAGAATCCAAAACCTTTTTCATCCTCCGGGGCCTGCCTGGCAGCGGGAAGTCCACCCTCGCCCAGGCCATCCACGATCGGTACAAAGATGCCTGCAAGGTCATCTCTGTTGATCACTATAAAATTACACCGTCAGTAAGAAGCTCCATTCCCGAAGAGTACTCCAAGGTGGATGAGGATCTAGTTGACTATTGCAAACGGGAGATCAGCGTCATTGTGCTGGATGACACTCACCACGAGCGGGAGCGGCTGGACCAGCTCTTTGACATTGCTGACAAGTACCGGTACAAAGTCATCTTTGCTGAGCCCAAAACCCCGTGGCGCTTGGATTGTCCCCAGCTAAAGGACAAGAATCAATGGAAATTATCTGTGGAAGAGCTGAAGAAGATGAAGCCAagcttggagaaggaattcctccccatgtattttgggtggtttttgaGCAAAAGAAGTTCGGAGATCCTGAGGAAGACTGGCCAGGCATTCTTGGATGAGCTTGGGAGTCTCAAAGCCTTCAAAAAGGAGAGTAAATACT TTCCTTCTGTTGAAGatcccaaaataaaaatagatctCACCAGCTACTTTGTGAAGAGGCCACCTGGAGTCCTGCACTGCACCACGAAATACACCGAGTTTGGCAAAGCAGCCGGAGCCGAGGAATACGCGCAGCAGGAA GCAGTGAAGGCTTCCTACGGCAAAGGCTTCACCCTCTCCATCTCGGCGCTGTTCATCACCACAAAGACTGTCGGGGCTCGCATCGAGCTGAgcgagcagcagctgctgctctggcccGGGGACGCCGACAAGATCCTGGCCACGGACAACCTCCCGCGGGGCAGCCGCGCCCACATCACCCTCGGCTGCGCCAACGGCGTCGAAGCCGTGCAGACCGGGCTCGACCTGCTGGAGTTTGTGAAGCTGGAAAAGGTGGGGAACAAAGGGGAGCAAGTGGGGGAAATCGGAGGAGGGAAGCTGCTGTATTATGGTAATGGTATGTGGATGCTTGTTCTGTCTAAAAAGATCGATGTGAGGGCGATATTCTCGGGATACTATGGGAAGGGAAAGCTTGTGCCAACGCAGAGCACCAACAAACGGGGCTCTGCCTTTACCTCCTGCACCATCATCtag